In the Dictyostelium discoideum AX4 chromosome 6 chromosome, whole genome shotgun sequence genome, atttcaattacaattaatgaaattggtaatagtggtggtaattCAATAGTAACATTTACATATGGTATACCAATAATTGAgtcatataaaattaatggtaataTAGTTGAATTATATGGTAGTAGTTTTGGTGAAACtaataaaacattaattttaattaatggtaaaattCATCAAACTCCATCATTGACTGATAAAGAAGATATAGTACaagtatttaataatgaatcaatgttaacatttaaattatctggAAATTTAGTTAATgcaaatatttcaattaaaactcCAAATTCCAAACAATCAAATTCTATTCAATTGGaaactaaattatttgttaaatcaatttcatcaccaaaaaccattggttcaattaattcattacaattttattttataaattcaacaaatgaaaattcaattccaacaattacaattttcaataataacaataataatagttcaacaataattgaatcaaatacaacaagtaaaccaaattcaatatcaTATGATGGTAGTTTATCataccaatttcaatttccaAGAGGATGtggtaaaaaattaattcaagttgaaattggtaatcaatttgtaaattcATCATTCTCTTATAGTCCACCAATTACAATGTATTGTAATAAAAGTGAAACTGATTCAATGTTAATGAATTGTTTTGGTGATAATTTTGGtaatggtgatggtaatggtggtgaagattcaacaattataacattttcaaatcaaacaatttcaacaatttcatttaatgatacaatgttttcatttaaattaaaagaaagttATTATAAGAGTAATTTACATATTAATGTTTGTGGTATTGATAgtttaattgattatgaaattaaattagattcattattaaagagTATTACATTATTTGATAAGTTCAATACATCTGGTGGTTTTATACTTATAAATGGTGATTATTTATCATTAGATAATATCAAACCATCATTTAAATGCTCGTTTGATAATACCACTTATTCATCAGATCaatgtaaattaattaatggcACTGAAATCAAATGTTTAGTATCATCATCTGGTAGTGGAGATTCAacaaaattcaataaaacATGTTcactttatttaaatggtaTTGAACAAGTTGATAAAAAAGTTCAAATATATTATCATTCtccatttgttttaaattttacaactacaacaactacaactacaacaaatacctcaaaagttgaaaataaaaaaatggaagCAAATggaaatagtaataataataatattgtatcTTCTACaacttttaaaagaattccaatttataaatcaaaagGTGGTcaagttttaatatttggtgGTAATTTTTATGATCCAATTGAAAGTGTTACAATTGGTGGTGTTAAATGTATAAATCCAATATTTATTGATTATGATAAATTATCttgtaatttattaccatcaaaaataaaatcaaattcagataatttattatatgtaAATGTAACAGTT is a window encoding:
- the tgrG1 gene encoding immunoglobulin E-set domain-containing protein; translated protein: MMKLLFSIIFTLLFINSIYSQYVSPLRINYYLNDNITIVTNVTKYYFTKWSLLRHVGERNDIRLVLDFTCNLNSTNKEERICTTSMTGKMAQLYGEDWYCNAVSGANGQTYSNHLPDSLYPFPIIYNYTKPSTQGSIITVSGEYLRFGTGNPFNIGGMTVNMTDRDQFYTDKFDSNNIRFDFPSGCGTVLFNLNEHISTFNTNIQYQNPKIKNSTIKFNFDSNNNNIEKLSKIQLNGDNFCNNVSLVNVTIGNELINSNDMISVDHGEIQFNFNSSKQLYTENIPITISAGGTQTIDKFFISFGPIINSINSVPTSTGGIVTINGKRLKLPPQESSKISSTSSSTLSSSSSSSSSFTSIDNDSGKYKIKIGNQYCKYIKSTINELTCNLPNGSGDNLPISITINEIGNSGGNSIVTFTYGIPIIESYKINGNIVELYGSSFGETNKTLILINGKIHQTPSLTDKEDIVQVFNNESMLTFKLSGNLVNANISIKTPNSKQSNSIQLETKLFVKSISSPKTIGSINSLQFYFINSTNENSIPTITIFNNNNNNSSTIIESNTTSKPNSISYDGSLSYQFQFPRGCGKKLIQVEIGNQFVNSSFSYSPPITMYCNKSETDSMLMNCFGDNFGNGDGNGGEDSTIITFSNQTISTISFNDTMFSFKLKESYYKSNLHINVCGIDSLIDYEIKLDSLLKSITLFDKFNTSGGFILINGDYLSLDNIKPSFKCSFDNTTYSSDQCKLINGTEIKCLVSSSGSGDSTKFNKTCSLYLNGIEQVDKKVQIYYHSPFVLNFTTTTTTTTTNTSKVENKKMEANGNSNNNNIVSSTTFKRIPIYKSKGGQVLIFGGNFYDPIESVTIGGVKCINPIFIDYDKLSCNLLPSKIKSNSDNLLYVNVTVGGQSGGGNIFKYDIDELNENENNDDDDDNESEKNKRLRWLVPAIIIPIVFVIGGLSVLVFIFKKKLPCFSKNNNELKNK